The following proteins come from a genomic window of Diceros bicornis minor isolate mBicDic1 chromosome 4, mDicBic1.mat.cur, whole genome shotgun sequence:
- the GADD45A gene encoding growth arrest and DNA damage-inducible protein GADD45 alpha, translating into MTLEEFAAGEQKTERMDKVGDALEEVLSKALSQRTITVGVYEAAKLLNVDPDNVVLCLLAADEDDDRDVALQIHFTLIQAFCCENDINILRVSNPGRLAELLLLEPDAGPAAGEGAAQPPDLHCVLVTNPHSSQWKDPALSQLICFCRESRYMDQWVPVINLPER; encoded by the exons ATGACTCTGGAGGAATTCGCGGCTGGCGAGCAGAAGACCGAAAG GATGGATAAGGTGGGGGATGCCCTCGAGGAAGTGCTCAGCAAAGCCCTGAGTCAGCGCACCATCACGGTCGGGGTGTACGAGGCGGCCAAGCTGCTCAACGT CGACCCGGATAACGTGGTGCTGTGCCTGCTGGCGGCGGACGAGGACGACGACAGGGACGTGGCCCTGCAGATCCACTTCACCCTGATCCAGGCCTTCTGCTGCGAGAACGACATCAACATTCTGCGCGTCAGCAACCCGGGCCGGCTGGCCGAGCTCCTGCTCCTGGAGCCCGACGCGGGGCCCGCGGCCGGCGAGGGCGCCGCGCAGCCCCCGGACCTGCACTGCGTGCTGGTGACG AATCCACATTCATCCCAATGGAAGGATCCCGCCTTAAGTCAACTTATTTGTTTTTGCCGGGAAAGTCGCTACATGGATCAGTGGGTCCCAGTGATTAATCTCCCTGAGCGGTGA